Genomic window (Candidatus Effluviviaceae Genus I sp.):
AGACCGTCGCGGAGTTCACCGTTCGCGCGGTCGTGACCGGCGCGCTCATCGGCATCGTGTTCGGGGCGGCGAACGCGTATCTCGGGCTCCTCGTGGGGCTCACGGTGTCGGCGTCGATCCCTGCCGCGATCATCGGTGTCGCGCTCGGGCGGGGCCTTCTCGGGCGCACGACGGTGCTCGAGAACAACATGGTGCAGACGATCGGGTCGGCCGGCGAGTCCTTGGCGGCGGGCGTCGTGTTCACCGTGCCGGCGCTCATCGTGCTCGGGCTCATGCCTGAGCTGTCGAAGATCTTCGTGCTGTCCGTCGTCGGCGGACTCCTCGGCGTCCTGTTCATGATCCCGCTCAGGCGCCAGCTCATCGTCCGCGAGCACGGCGCGCTCCCGTTCCCCGAGGGCACCGCGTGCGCGGAGGTCCTCGTCGCCGGCGACGCGGGCGGGACGCGCGTCAAGCGCGTCATGGCCGGCCTCGGTCTCGGGGGCGCGTACCAGTTCCTGATGGACGCGTTCCGCTTCTGGCCCGACCGGCCGAGCTGGAACGTGCGCGGGCTTCCCGGGGCGCAGGTCGGCGGCGAGGCCGCGCCGGCGCTCCTCGGCGTCGGGTACGTCCTCGGCCCGAGGATCGCCGGCCTCATGCTCTCGGGCGGGGCGCTCGCCTGGCTCGTCATCATCCCGCTCATCCGACTCATCGGGGAAGGGCGCGGCGAGCCCATCTACCCGGCCACGATGCCCATCGCGGAGATGTC
Coding sequences:
- a CDS encoding oligopeptide transporter, OPT family, with amino-acid sequence MREAKRLGPQAYGGVDGEAYRPYVPHEQTVAEFTVRAVVTGALIGIVFGAANAYLGLLVGLTVSASIPAAIIGVALGRGLLGRTTVLENNMVQTIGSAGESLAAGVVFTVPALIVLGLMPELSKIFVLSVVGGLLGVLFMIPLRRQLIVREHGALPFPEGTACAEVLVAGDAGGTRVKRVMAGLGLGGAYQFLMDAFRFWPDRPSWNVRGLPGAQVGGEAAPALLGVGYVLGPRIAGLMLSGGALAWLVIIPLIRLIGEGRGEPIYPATMPIAEMSPAQIWDNYVRYIGAGAVAFGGLVTLVKAIPTILRSFGAGFREVTRGGRDEAGRRRTDRDLPVQIVVWGSVALAVCAWALPQIPVNGVGAALIVIFSFFFVTVASRIVGLIGSSSSPVSGMTIGTLLATSVVFLRLGWTGPEGMVAAVTVGAVVCVAISIAGDTSQDL